TTAGAAAATGATAATTGATAATCTATATAAAAATTATTTTTATATTATATGATTAATGTAACAAATTATTTTTATATTTTGATAAAAAAGTAGTAATAAAAATCAGCATTGTTTGTATTTATTTAATAGAATTTATGTTTATTATTGATAGATACCATTACGATATAGTGAAATTAAATTTATAAAATAAAAAGAGGTGATTTATATGTATAATAAAAATCATAAAAAAAAATACCACCTCACTTCAGAAGATTTTTATAAAGAAGTTGAGAAACGATTAAGTCAAATTAAGATTACTGAGCATAAATTAACATTAATTACATTAGATTTTGACAACTTCAACTATGTAAATGACTTGTTTGGATATAGGGTTGGAGATTTGACACTTGAAAAAATAATTGAGCATTTCAATACATGTCTTAAAGGTAATGATATTTTCTGTAAAGTCCATGCAGACCATTTTGTATTCTGTTTGGATACTGACAATCCGATGAAAGCATCACAATTATTTCTACAACTTACAGATTTAAAAAAGGCTTTAAAGAATATACTTCCACCACACTATAATCTAGTTTCAAGTGCAGGGATTCTTGTTGTTGAAGATGATGTTACAACACTTTCTGCATTGCTTGACAAGGCAAATTATGCTCGCAAGAAATCTAAAGGAAATGCTACAAATACATTTAATATTTACAATGATAAAATGAGACAAGAGGTAGACTGGAAAAAACAAATTACATTTATGATGGATATTGCACTAAAAAATCGTGAATTTGAGATGTATTTACAACCAAAATTATTAATTAAAACAGGTGAAGTTTTTGGTGCAGAAGCACTTGTACGTTGGAATAGTTCTGAATTAGGTATGATTTATCCAGATAAGTTTATTTCAATTATGGAACAAAATGGCTTTATTAGACAACTCGATTTTTTCATGTTAGAGGAAGCCTGTCGTTTCTTAAAATGTAGTAAAGAAAATGGAATACCTCAACTTCCTATTTCTGTTAATTTTTCAAAAGCACATTTACAGACAGAAGATTTAGTTGAAAAGATTTTTCAAACTGTTAATCACATGGGGATTTCTACTCGTATGATTGAAATTGAATTTACTGAAAATTTATTTTCTGATAATATTGACAAGTTAATTGGAATTGTTTCTGCACTTAAGATGCTTGGATTTAAAGTATCTTTAGATGATTTTGGAAGTGCATATTCTTCTCTTAATTATTTAAAGGATATTCCAATTGATATTATTAAAATTGACAAGGGCTTTTTAAATTCATCTACTAATACAGATAGAGGAAAGATTATTATTGCCAAAGTTGTAGAGCTGATTAAATCGCTTCGTGTTCTTTCAGTTATGGAAGGTGTAGAAAATGATGAACAGGTGAAATTTCTTCAAAAACTCAATTGTGATTTAGGACAAGGTTATTTTTATGCAAAGCCTATGCCTATTGATAACTATATTAATTATATTAATAATAGTTCTATTGTAGAAGATATCCAAAGATATCTTAACTCTACTGTCAAAGAAGAAGAGGATAAATCTTATCTTCATGTAATTCCACAAGAATTCCAAATGGATAATTGGGAACTTTATACACTTGGGAAAAATATTGATATGGGCTTGATGAAAGGTTATCTAGATGGAGAAGCAACTGTTCAGTATGTTAATGATCGTGCTCTTGAATACCTTGGTTATACTAGACAGGAATTCCGTGAGATATTTAATAATAGCATAGTTGCATTTACACATCCAGAGGATGCCCATATTGTTCAAAAAAATGCAGAACAACTTGTAACTAGTGGAAAACCATTAAAGTTTCAAACTCGTGCTATTCGTAAAGATGGAAAGGTTGTTGTTTTACAAGGACGTTCTTCATGTATTATTGATGGTCAAGGACGACCTGTTGGTTTATATGCATTTCAAGATGTTACAGAAGAATTGGAAAAGACAAACAAATTAAAGCATTCTCTTGAAAATAAAATAAAAGAACTTGAGGAAGCAATAGCATCTGAACAAAAAACAAAAGAGGCATTACTAATTAGTGAAGAGAAATACAATATTATTATGGAGCAAAATGATGATATTATGTTTGAATGGGATTTTGAGTCAGATACAAATATGTTTTCTAAAAGATATGATACTTTGTTTGGGTATTCACCTTTTACAACAAATGTTACTACCAATAAAGAAATTCGTGATAAAATCCATCCAGATGATTTAGAAGTATTTGAAGAATGGATTGTAAATACATACAAAAAGCCAGGATATTCAGTATCTAGTTACAGGATTCAGGACATTAATGGAAATTACTTATGGATGCATTGTCGTTCAACAGCTATTTGTGATAGTAAGGGAAGAGCAATTAGAGCAGTTGGTGTATTTTCCAATATCAATGCACAGAAACAACAAATGGATGATTTAATTGTAAAATCACAGCTAGACCCACTAACAAAATTATTAAATAAAACTGAGTTTCAGTATCGCATTGATGAATCCTTAAAAATTTCTAGATATAAATTAGGAGCTTTTTTCATAATAGATATTGATAATTTTAAAGGGTTAAATGATACTCTTGGACATCAGTTAGGAGATAGTATTTTAATAGATATAGCAAATAAAGTAAGTAAAGTTTTTCCTGAAACAGATATGATTGGAAGAATTGGTGGAGATGAAATTGCAGTATATTTTCCATATATAGATAGTAGCATAATTAAATATAAAGCAGAAGCTTTGTCACAGTCACTTAGATTATCATATTATGGTTCTACAAGTAAGTATGAAATCTCAGGAAGTATTGGTATATCATTTTATCCTGAGCATGGTGACACTTTTAATATGCTTTATCGTTTTGCAGATATTGCCCTTTATAATTCTAAAAATAATGGAAAAGACAGGTATACTATATATAATCACAATATTACAAATCCTCTTTTAGATAATAGCAGTCAGGTAGAATATACAACTAATTTTTTAAATACATATTTCCAAAATGATATAATTTTTCATGTTTTTGAAATGCTTTATGAATCAAGACATGTTTCTGAGAGTATTAAGAGTATATTAAGTTTATTAGGTGAGAAGTACAATATGGATCGTGTGTATATTTTTGAGATTGATGAAAAAAAACATGTAACTAGTAATACATATGAATGGTGTGCTCCAGGTATTTCATC
This sequence is a window from Clostridioides difficile. Protein-coding genes within it:
- a CDS encoding EAL domain-containing protein, with translation MYNKNHKKKYHLTSEDFYKEVEKRLSQIKITEHKLTLITLDFDNFNYVNDLFGYRVGDLTLEKIIEHFNTCLKGNDIFCKVHADHFVFCLDTDNPMKASQLFLQLTDLKKALKNILPPHYNLVSSAGILVVEDDVTTLSALLDKANYARKKSKGNATNTFNIYNDKMRQEVDWKKQITFMMDIALKNREFEMYLQPKLLIKTGEVFGAEALVRWNSSELGMIYPDKFISIMEQNGFIRQLDFFMLEEACRFLKCSKENGIPQLPISVNFSKAHLQTEDLVEKIFQTVNHMGISTRMIEIEFTENLFSDNIDKLIGIVSALKMLGFKVSLDDFGSAYSSLNYLKDIPIDIIKIDKGFLNSSTNTDRGKIIIAKVVELIKSLRVLSVMEGVENDEQVKFLQKLNCDLGQGYFYAKPMPIDNYINYINNSSIVEDIQRYLNSTVKEEEDKSYLHVIPQEFQMDNWELYTLGKNIDMGLMKGYLDGEATVQYVNDRALEYLGYTRQEFREIFNNSIVAFTHPEDAHIVQKNAEQLVTSGKPLKFQTRAIRKDGKVVVLQGRSSCIIDGQGRPVGLYAFQDVTEELEKTNKLKHSLENKIKELEEAIASEQKTKEALLISEEKYNIIMEQNDDIMFEWDFESDTNMFSKRYDTLFGYSPFTTNVTTNKEIRDKIHPDDLEVFEEWIVNTYKKPGYSVSSYRIQDINGNYLWMHCRSTAICDSKGRAIRAVGVFSNINAQKQQMDDLIVKSQLDPLTKLLNKTEFQYRIDESLKISRYKLGAFFIIDIDNFKGLNDTLGHQLGDSILIDIANKVSKVFPETDMIGRIGGDEIAVYFPYIDSSIIKYKAEALSQSLRLSYYGSTSKYEISGSIGISFYPEHGDTFNMLYRFADIALYNSKNNGKDRYTIYNHNITNPLLDNSSQVEYTTNFLNTYFQNDIIFHVFEMLYESRHVSESIKSILSLLGEKYNMDRVYIFEIDEKKHVTSNTYEWCAPGISSEIDFLQEIPLESLDSYFNQYSTEGLFCCKDIENATDEIKNICIPQGIKSLLHCAIHNEGIMTGFIGFDVCREYYSWTGEEIAILGYISRILSVFLIKNTTTTKLNTSYKNYQEMVENLNGYVYVIDPYTYEVFYINRAIQELGLLTGKPCYKMAFGSDEPCENCPINKFSDDIHYATEEIYSEVLDSWVNSSASRMKWEGDKDAVLVCCTDISKYKFKSRA